Below is a window of Enterococcus gilvus ATCC BAA-350 DNA.
GAGTCTTTGGAAGTAATAGAAGATGGAGCATTTTTATATAGCGAGTTAGAAAATGTTGAATTTAAAGGGAACGGTAAAAATCTTAAAAAAATAGGAGTTGATGCTTTTTCGGTAGCTAAAGTTGATAACAAAATCGATGTCAGAGCTTTTGAAAACCTTGAAATATATGACTTTAATAACCCTATTTTGTATTTTGATGAAGAAATTTTAAACGAAGGAGTGATTGATTAAACCATGAAACTACTTGAATTTTTGATAGCTAATAAAGATAATGTTGTATTTTGTTTAGCTATTTTATCGCTAATAATACCTATTTTTATCAAGTATAAGAGGAAACTAACAATCATATTAGCAATTATCAGTTGCATTTATATTTACAATACTTACCAAAATTTTGATAGCAAAACAGATAAAATTGCAGAAAACACAACAGGAATTGTTAATAAAGCAAAGAAGCAAGTATCTGAAACAGTCAACAATATTTCAGAAAAAGGAAGTAACTTGTTAGATAAAAATAATGAGAATTTTGATAAACGAAAAAAAGAAAAGCAAAAAGAATCAAGGATTGGAACATTAAATTCAGAAGCAGTTATTGATAATACTAATGAATCTGACAATTTAAAAGCAACAACAGAGTCAACAACAGAAACTACTGATATTGAATTTGAAAATGAATTAGCTGAATACTATAACAATTTAGACAATTTTAAAACTTATCAAAATCAAAATGAAATCAAAACTGATGATGACGAAAGAGCTAATACCTCATTAGCTGATTTAGAAAACGAGAAATATTAAAGCTCTTATATTTAAGAGCTTTAGAATTTAATCAATGAGTGCAAAAACTTTGAATGTTTCGCACTCTTTATTGAAGCAAGACAAATCAAATGAATTAAAGTGCAAAAACAAGGTGCAATAATTAAAACAAAAAATATAGGAGAGGATGGTATTGAATAAAAAATATGGGTATGCAAGAGTAAGCACTAAAAATCAATTTAATCATGAAACATATTTAAACCAATTTGAAAAATTGAAAAATGAAGGAATTTTAGAAGAAAATATCTATTTTGATAACTATTCAGGGAAATCAGCTAAAGATAGAGAAAATTTGAATAAGTTATTAGATTTAGTAGTTGATGGTGATACAGTAGTTACAACAAAATTAGATAGATTAGCTCGTAACGCCTCTGATGCTTTAGAAATTGCAGAGCAGTTAAATAAAAAAGGTGTAAAACTTCATATTTTAAACATGGGATTAATTGATAACTCTCCCATCGGAAAGCTGATGTTTACAGTTTTTAGTGCTTTTTCAGAATTTGAAAGAGATTTAATTGTTGAGCGAATGCAAGAAGGAAAGGAATACAAGCGGAAACATGACCCAGATTTTCGAGATGGTCGAAAAAGTAAGCTAAATACAAAACAATTAGAGATTATTTATAAACATTTTGAAGATGGAATGCTTACAAATGAAGAAATAGCTAATATGTTTAATGTGTCTAGGAGAACTATTATGTATCGAAAAAAAGACTGGAAAGATATGAAAAATATGGGGAAATTATAGTGCTTATCCAAAGCACTATTTTACTTTACTTTTTTATTAAACAGTTTAAATATCTAACATGATAAGCTACTTTTAACTGCTAAGAATAAACAACAATGCTATTCAAAATTGACTATAGTATAACTAGATGATAATATATAAATATAGATAAATATTGTATTTAAATAAATGTAATATTTATATAAATTTAAAAATAGGAGGGAGGCAAAATGACTGATGGAGCATCTCAAGGCTTGTTTGTGATTGTTGCAGTTGTAATTTTTGGTATTTTCGTATTAATCGCTTATATCTTGTTTAAAGACACTTTACAACCAAGCCTGAAAGGAATCTTCGAAAACGCAACTTCTGGTGCAGAAGCAAGTTTAAACAGACCTTAAATGTATAAATAAAAAAGATATTAAGCTTTAGATATTGATTGATATCTAAAGCTTTTCTTATTAGCTTTTTATAAAAAATAGGAGGTGTCATTAATGAGCGAAGGAGCAAATCAAGGTTTATTTGTAATTGTAGCAGTAGTGATTTTTGGTATTTTTGTATTAATTAGTTATGTATTATTTAAAGATACTTTAAAACCGAGGTTATCAAACATATTTACTGATGGATTAGAACAAGCAGAGGATGCTATCGACCCCAAAATTATTACCAAAATCACTATTATTGAAAAGACAAACGAAATAAAAAATTTAAAGAAAAATCAGACTGAAGAATACTATATCAAAGTGTTTGCTAATGCTTTCGAGTTTAGAGACCAAGATGGAGATATTATCAAATCTAGAAAGCTAAATTTAGAGTTTAAATTTCATGACAGGTCAACAAACTATCCAACTTTTGAGCAATTTATGAATAGTTCTATAGATGGTCATAGTAATTTAAGACTAGGTGTTACAGCTACTGCAAAAACAGAAAAATCTGTATCAGCAGCAACAAAGGTTAATGGCTCTAGTGGAATCACAATTTTTGGAAGCTTATAGAGAGGTGTGAAATGAAAAAAATAAAAATTTTTAATAACGAGAAAAAGAAAGAAATTGTTTTTGATTTTAATGATTTAGATAACAATATCTATCAATACACTACTAATGATAATAAAGTAATTACATTTGATTATACTCAAACTAAAGATTTGATTGATACTGCATTAGCTGATTGCAAAGTTGATATTTTTAAAGTTTTTAGGCAAAAATACAGTTTAAGTGATACAACATTTTTTAACAATCAACAATCAAAAGACCCTCGATATAATTTAAAGTTATATCTAATTTATTTAGACTTAAAGCAAAATAAAGACAAAATTAATCATGAAATCGAGCTGATGGAAAATGCAATTAAGACTAACAAGATATCAGTAAATCAATATGCTAAATTATCAAAAATAACTAAGCAATCACTGTTTAATATTAAAAGTAACAAGCAAGATAAAGGTAATAAATATTTTTATAAAACTTATCTAAAAATAGTTGAAGCAAATAAATATTTAAAAGAGTCTTAAATTCAAGGCTCTTTTTTGTAGATATAATAGTATTTGTATAAAAGTGTTGTTCAAATTTGACTCTGTTTAAAGATGATGCTATAAATAGATTATAGATATAAAAATTATATTTAAATGAATATAATAATTAATAATTTGAAAAAAATAAAAAAACAAAGGAGTGTTTAAAATGACAGTTAAACAAACAATAATGACTTTCGCAGTAACAACAATGATGGCAATGACAATGGCAACAACAACAGCAAATGCAGATACATTAGATAAAACAGCAGAAATAGCTAATCAAACAACACAAGTAGCTAATGATATTAAGAGTGATGTTAAAAATGATGGATTAATTGAAACAATAGATAAAAATAGAGGAAATATTGAAAGTTTGGTAGATAAAGGTGGAGAACTTGCTTACAAATTTAACGATAAACTGGATGATGCAGTGAGTTACACAAAAGAAACAACTAATAAAAATTTTATTACAAAGACAATCAAATTTGTATCAATTTTGGTTGCTGATAAAACTAAAGAACAAGCATTAGATGAAGAAAAACAAGATAAATCAATTGTCGAAACAGCAAAAGAGCAAGTAACTAATAATGATTTACAATCATCAACTAAACAAGCACTTAAACATCAATTTAGTGGGAGTGGATTTGCAAGCGTACCTGAGGGTTTTGGAGGATTTTTACTAGTAGGAATTAGAGTATTGTTGGGGATAATTGCAATAACTACATTTGGATTACTTGTTTTATATATTCGCAAACTTAAAGGACAGGACAATAATGGCGATATTAAAAGCAAAAATGCAGAAATTGATAGAGATTATGTTAGATGTCAAAGAAAATTGAGCAGAATAAGATAATAATTAAAACTTTTTAAATAGCTAAATATTAACTATTTAGCTATTGATAAAGGTTTTAAAAAGCCTAAAAAATAAAAATAGAAAGGAGGTTTTTCATAATGAAGAACAAAAGAATAATCAATATCTTAATGACAAGTGGTTTACTATTTTCAAGCATTTTAACAACTACACAAACAACAACAACAGCATTTGCAGAAACTAATCAAGAACAAGTAGAAAGCAATGAGATTACAGCGATTAATGTATCAATCAAATCAAACTTAGAATTGAGCTATGGATTTGATAGTGATTATTATCTAAGTGCTCTAAACAATAATTTTAGATTTACTGACCAAAATGGAAACGAAATATCTATACAAAAGCTTGATATTACTTATAGATTCCATGACATCGGTACACACTATTTTGATTTCGATGAATTCATGAGAACAAAAGCAAGTAATTTAACAGGTGTAGGTAACATGACATCAAGAGCAGGTTTAACAGCAACACTTAAAGAAAACCCTGAAATTAAAGGGATTCAGAAAGTTAATGGAGCAAATGGAATGTCTATTGAAATAGTCAATCAAGCACCTATTATTAATACAAAAGTTGATAATCCAACTGTATTAGAGGGTACAAGTTATCAAGAGTGGGAAAATATTGTATTTAGTGATTTAGAGGATGATAGAGATGGTTTAATCTTGCAGAAATCGGTAGTTTATCCTGAAAACTTTAATAAAGACAAAATGGAAACAGGGGAGTATCAAATTAAATACAGAGTTACTGACAGCAAAGGTGCAACCTCAGAAACAATCGAAAGATTGACAGTTGCACAAGTATTTGCACCAGAAATTATAGCTAATGACACTACTTTAATAGCAGAAACTAAAGACTTTAACCCTTTGACAGATTTAAATGTAAGTGTTACTGATAGTTTAGATGACAATCCGACTTTAGAAGTGATTGAAAATAATGTAAATCTTAAAAAAGAGGGAGAATATCAAGTAAAATATAGAGCGACTAATAAATTTGGTAAAGTTTCTGAAAAAGAAGTAACGGTAAAAGTAGTATCAGAAAATCCAGTTTTAATTGCTGAAGATAAGACATTTACAGAAAATTTAAGTCAATCAGATATTATTGATATTTTAAATGCAACAGCAACTGACAAAGTTGATGGCGATATCACTAACAATATTAGAGTAGCTGAAAACAATGTGAATTGGAATGAAAATGGTAGATATACAGTAATATTAGCAGTTACTAACAGCAACAATAAAACTATACAAGTAGCTGTAAATGTTAGAGTTGATATTAAATATACTTTGACAATTGATTATGTAGATGAAAATGGCAATAAATTAGCAGATTCTAAATTAATTGTAGCTAATCAAGCAACAGAAATTGATGAAAAAGCTTTAGAAATTGATGGATATACAGCCAAAAAAGACACAATATCAACTGTTTTAGATAGCGATAAATCTATTAAATTTGTTTATGTTAAAGATAAAGAAGATGTAAACCCACCAGTTGACCCTATTGACCCTGTTGAACCAACAGAGCCTACAAATCCAGTAGAACCTACTGAACCAACAACACCAACAGACCCTGAAAAACCTACTGATAATGGTGATGGGAATGGAAATGGTAATGTTGTAACAGATAATGAAGGAACTACTGATACTACAACAACAGATACAAATAAAGAAGATTCTAAAGAAGATACTAAAAAAGAAGATAAGAAAGACAAACTTTATCAGACAAATCATAAAAACAACAATATCTTAATAGCATTAGCAACAACAGCAATCATAAGCTTATTATCATTTATCACATTTAAAAGATTTAAAAAATAAGGCTAAATTAGAGTAGTTTAACCGCTACTCTTTTTTTAAATCAAAATAGGAGGGGGATTGATGGAAAAGTTATATATACACTTAAAAAATTTAAGAAAAGTTGCTGTTGTAATGCTATTAGTATTTACTACTTTTTATTTGTTGCTAATGTTTTTAAATCAAAATGATAATCAAGAAATAGCTAAAAATATTGAAAAATTTAATGATAGTGTGATTGTTGCTAAAACTGATAATACTAAAGCAGACATAAAAGAAATAGAGAAGAATATCGAAAAGGTAAGAGAAATAGAGGGAGGGAATGTAGAAAGAGTAAATCAACTAACATCTGAGAATGAGAAAGTGAAAGAAAATATTGATTTAAATATTGAAGAAGAAATAATAGAGAATAGCTATAAATCTTTAGAAACAACTGATAACTTTGAAAAATTAGGAATAATCGAGATACCTAAAATTGATTTAAATTTATCAATATTTAAAGGCAAGCCTTTTGTAAATACTAAAAATAGACAAGATACAATGTTATATGGTGCAGTAACAAATAAAAAAAATCAAAAAATGGGCAGAGGGAATTATGTATTAGCAAGTCATATTATTAGTAATAGCAACTTACTTTTTACAAGCATTAATCAGTTAGAAAAAGGAGATGTTATTACTTTAAAAGATAGTGAATATTCCTATCAATACACTGTCTACAATAATTTTATAGTATCTAAAGATGAAACATGGATATTAAATGATATTAAAGATTATAGTATTTTGACTTTATATACTTGCTATGATGACAGCACCAAATTACCTGAAAATCGAGTAGTTATTAGAGCAGTGCTTACAGATATTAATTAAATAATTGGTAATTTTGTAGAAATAAAGTCCTTAATTAGGGCTTTTTATTTTCTCATGACTTTTTGTATTGTGATTGATATAATAAGAAAGACTAGACTTTGATTAGGAGATGGCAAATGGATACTAGATTAATGAAACAGATTAAAGATATTTTAAAAGAGTTCCCGCAGTATTGGAACGGTGAAGAGCTACAAAGACCAATCGTTATTGATGATTTGAAAAATTATGATGCACTTTTAATTTCAGCATTATTAAAAAATCAGAAAATTAGAGAGAATTATTCGATAAAAGCTGGAGATGTCGTTATTTTTAAAGTGCAAGAATTTATTGATATTTTACGATACAAAGACTATTGGGCAGATAGCTATACTAAATACTCGAATAATATTGGATTGTCAAGTGAAGGTAAGTATCTTCAATACAATACTGATGTTGTTTTAGATTTTCCTTATAAAGATTGTGTTCTAGAGGGGGGAATGACTAAGGAAGATGCTGGAAAAGAAGAAGTTTTCTATAATGAGGTCATTGCAAGAGATGAAATAGATACTCTTTTAGCACCTAAAGCATTTGTAAATGTGAAAAAATTTGATGCTGAAGGGGAACATGAAGTTGATTCTTTTAATGATAAGGATAATTTAATTATCAAAGGTAATAATCTATTAGCTTTACATTCTTTAAAGGAAAGATTCTCCAAGAAAATTAAAGCTGTATTCATAGACCCTCCATATAACACTGGCGGGGATTCTTTTAAATATAATGATAGATTTAACCACTCTTCTTGGTTAACCTTTATGAGAAATCGATTGGAGGTAGCAAAGGAATTATTAAGTGAAGATGGAAGCTTGATGATGACTATTGATTATAATGAATTATCATATCTCACAGTTTTAACTGATGAAATATTTGGAAGAGAAAATTTGCAAAATATTATTACTGTAAAGAGGTCAAGTGCCTCAGGAGCCAAAGTTATAAATCCAGGAGTAGTCAATGTATCTGATTATTTATTGATTTACTCAAAAAATAAATCCATGTGGAAACCCAACAGAATTTTTGCTCCAAAAGAAAGAGACAAACGATATAATCAATTTATCACTAATTATGATTCAGACAAAGAAGATTGGAAGTATATCCCATTATTAGATGCTTTCTCAGATAAATTGAAAATTAAGAAATCACGACTAAAGACTGAGCTTGGTGACGATTATGATAACATATTAAATAAGTTCGCATATGAGAATGCTGACCGTATTTTTAGATTTGTAAGCTTAGATGATAATCAGATAAGTAAAGCAACAAAAGATTTGAAATATTTATCAAAACAAAATAGCGATAGGTTGTATCATATGGAACGGGATGGATATAGTGATTATTATATAATGAATGGACAAGCTATGTTATTTATGAAGGATAGACTTATAAGTGTAGATGGTGAGATGAGATTTGGTTCAGCTTTAACTGAGATATGGGATGATGTATTACCAAATGATTTACACAATGAAGGTGGAGTCTCATTCAAAAAAGGCAAAAAAACAGAGAAGCTAGTAAGTAGGGCAATTGAATTAACTACAAATACAGATGATTATGTGCTGGATTTTTTTGGAGGTTCTGGAACTACTGGTGCTGTGGCTCTA
It encodes the following:
- a CDS encoding site-specific DNA-methyltransferase, with translation MDTRLMKQIKDILKEFPQYWNGEELQRPIVIDDLKNYDALLISALLKNQKIRENYSIKAGDVVIFKVQEFIDILRYKDYWADSYTKYSNNIGLSSEGKYLQYNTDVVLDFPYKDCVLEGGMTKEDAGKEEVFYNEVIARDEIDTLLAPKAFVNVKKFDAEGEHEVDSFNDKDNLIIKGNNLLALHSLKERFSKKIKAVFIDPPYNTGGDSFKYNDRFNHSSWLTFMRNRLEVAKELLSEDGSLMMTIDYNELSYLTVLTDEIFGRENLQNIITVKRSSASGAKVINPGVVNVSDYLLIYSKNKSMWKPNRIFAPKERDKRYNQFITNYDSDKEDWKYIPLLDAFSDKLKIKKSRLKTELGDDYDNILNKFAYENADRIFRFVSLDDNQISKATKDLKYLSKQNSDRLYHMERDGYSDYYIMNGQAMLFMKDRLISVDGEMRFGSALTEIWDDVLPNDLHNEGGVSFKKGKKTEKLVSRAIELTTNTDDYVLDFFGGSGTTGAVALKLKRKFIIIEQMNYIESVTKTRMYKTVKGESTAGISKDVNWQGGGSFVYAELMELNQLYMDKIDQVSTKEELADLWNELDNNADLNFQLDKEKLVYELLKENDEEEGSVTFNDLTFEEQKEIFKKALDKNQLYVPYSEIEDKNVIISDDDKAFNHSFYSNEGE
- a CDS encoding MucBP domain-containing protein; amino-acid sequence: MKNKRIINILMTSGLLFSSILTTTQTTTTAFAETNQEQVESNEITAINVSIKSNLELSYGFDSDYYLSALNNNFRFTDQNGNEISIQKLDITYRFHDIGTHYFDFDEFMRTKASNLTGVGNMTSRAGLTATLKENPEIKGIQKVNGANGMSIEIVNQAPIINTKVDNPTVLEGTSYQEWENIVFSDLEDDRDGLILQKSVVYPENFNKDKMETGEYQIKYRVTDSKGATSETIERLTVAQVFAPEIIANDTTLIAETKDFNPLTDLNVSVTDSLDDNPTLEVIENNVNLKKEGEYQVKYRATNKFGKVSEKEVTVKVVSENPVLIAEDKTFTENLSQSDIIDILNATATDKVDGDITNNIRVAENNVNWNENGRYTVILAVTNSNNKTIQVAVNVRVDIKYTLTIDYVDENGNKLADSKLIVANQATEIDEKALEIDGYTAKKDTISTVLDSDKSIKFVYVKDKEDVNPPVDPIDPVEPTEPTNPVEPTEPTTPTDPEKPTDNGDGNGNGNVVTDNEGTTDTTTTDTNKEDSKEDTKKEDKKDKLYQTNHKNNNILIALATTAIISLLSFITFKRFKK
- a CDS encoding recombinase family protein, which gives rise to MVLNKKYGYARVSTKNQFNHETYLNQFEKLKNEGILEENIYFDNYSGKSAKDRENLNKLLDLVVDGDTVVTTKLDRLARNASDALEIAEQLNKKGVKLHILNMGLIDNSPIGKLMFTVFSAFSEFERDLIVERMQEGKEYKRKHDPDFRDGRKSKLNTKQLEIIYKHFEDGMLTNEEIANMFNVSRRTIMYRKKDWKDMKNMGKL
- a CDS encoding class A sortase gives rise to the protein MEKLYIHLKNLRKVAVVMLLVFTTFYLLLMFLNQNDNQEIAKNIEKFNDSVIVAKTDNTKADIKEIEKNIEKVREIEGGNVERVNQLTSENEKVKENIDLNIEEEIIENSYKSLETTDNFEKLGIIEIPKIDLNLSIFKGKPFVNTKNRQDTMLYGAVTNKKNQKMGRGNYVLASHIISNSNLLFTSINQLEKGDVITLKDSEYSYQYTVYNNFIVSKDETWILNDIKDYSILTLYTCYDDSTKLPENRVVIRAVLTDIN